The Natrinema sp. DC36 genome includes the window CGCCTCTCCCGGAACAGCGAGGTCCTCATCACCGAGTCGATCGCCGGCTGGGTCGAGTACGAGTACGAAGTGATGCGCGACGCCGACGACTCGTGTATCATCATCTGCAACATGGAGAACATCGACCCGATGGGGATCCACACGGGCGAGTCGACGGTCGTCACGCCCTCCCAGATCGTCCCCGACGAGGGGCACCAGGAGATGCGCACCGCCGCGCTCGACGTCATCCGCGAACTCGGCATTCAGGGCGGGTGTAACATCCAGTTCGCCTGGCGCGACGACGGCACCCCCGGCGGCGAGTACAGAGTGGTTGAGGTCAACCCGCGCGTCTCGCGTTCCTCCGCGCTCGCCTCCAAGGCGACCGGGTATCCGATCGCCCGCGTGACCGCGAAGGTCGCGCTGGGCAAGCGCCTTCACGAGATCACGAACGAGATTACGGGCGAGACGACCGCCGCCTTCGAGCCCGCCATCGACTACGTGGTGACGAAGGTTCCCCGCTGGCCCATCGACAAGTTCGACGACGTCGACTTCGAACTGACGACGGCCATGAAGTCGACCGGCGAAGCGATGGCTATCGGTCGCACCTTCGAGGAGAGCCTGTTGAAGGCGCTTCGCTCGAGCGAGTACGAACCCGACGTCGACTGGGCCGAACTCAGCGACGCGGAACTCGAGGAGCAGTACCTCGAGCGGCCGTCGCCGGACCGTCCCTACGCGATGTTCGAGGCCTTCGAACGCGGCTACACCGTCGACGAAGTCGTCGAACTGACCGGTATCTTCGAGTGGTACACCGAGCGCTACAAGAACATCGCGGACTCGACGCTCGCCGCCCAGGAAGGCGACTTCACCGAGGCCGCGATCGCCGGGCACACCAACGCGACGATCGCCGCCGCCGCCGGCGCGGAGGTCGACACCGTCGAGACGGACGTCCCCGGTCGCACCTACAAGCAGGTCGACACCTGTGCGGGCGAGTTCGAGGCCGAAACGCCGTACTATTACTCCTCGCGCAAGTCCGAGTTCGAATCCGGCCCGCTACTGGGCGACGCCGCCGCGGGCGAACTCGAGGTCGATCGCGACATCGAAAGCGTGATCGTCGTCGGCGGCGGTCCGATCCGCATCGGACAGGGCGTCGAGTTCGACTACTGTTCGGTCCACGCGGTCCGCGCGCTGCGCGAACTCGGCATCGACGCCTACGTCGTCAACAACAACCCCGAGACCGTCTCGACGGACTACGACACCTCCGACGGCCTGTTCTTCGAACCGATCACCGCCGAGGAGGTCGCCGACGTCGCAGAGGCGACCGGTGCCGACGGCGTGATGGTCCAGTTCGGCGGCCAGACCTCCGTCAACATCGGCGAACCGCTCGAGGACGAACTAAAGCGCCGCGGGCTCGACTGCGAGGTCATGGGAACGAGCGTCGAGGCGATGGACCTCGCGGAGGACCGCGACCGCTTCAACGCCCTGATGGACGAACTGGGCATCGCCCAGCCCGAGGGCGGCACCGCCTTCTCGAAGGAAGAGGCGCTGGAACTCGCCCACGACATCGGCTACCCCGTCCTCGTCCGCCCCTCCTACGTGCTGGGCGGGCGCGCGATGGACGTCGTCTACGACGACGACGAACTCGAGACCTACATCGAGGAGGCCGTCCGCGTCAGTCCCGAGAAACCGATCCTGGTCGACGACTTCCTCGAGGACGCGATCGAACTCGACGTGGACGCGGTCTCGGACGGCCGCAACGTCATCATCGGCGGCATCATGGAACACGTCGAGACCGCGGGCGTCCACTCCGGCGACTCCGCCTGCATGATCCCGCCGCGCTCGCTGGACGAGGAGACGCTCGAGCGCGTCCGCGAGGTCACCGAGGACATCGCGTCGGCGCTGAAGACGAAGGGGCTGCTGAACGTCCAGCTGGCCGTTCGTGACGGGGAGGTCTACGTCCTCGAGGCCAACCCGCGCTCCTCGCGGACCGTCCCGTTCGTCTCGAAGGCGACCGGCGTCCCGATCGCCAAACTCGCCGCGAAGGTCATGGCCGGCGAGACCCTCGAGAGTCTCGAGGTCGACGAACAGATCCCCGATCACACCTCGATCAAGGAGGTCGTCCTGCCCTTCGACCGCCTGCCGGGATCGGATCCCCGCCTCGGCCCGGAAATGAAGTCCACGGGCGAGGTCATGGGGACCGCCAGCGAGTTCGGCACGGCCTACTGGAAGGCCCAGCAGGCCGCCGGCAACGCCGTCAGCGAGGGGACCGCCGTCGTCGACCTTGACGTCGACGGCTTCGAGAACCACTTCGAAGTGACCGAGTTCGACGACGTCCCGCAGGCCATCCGCGAAAGCGAGGTCGACTTCATCGTCAGCCGCGACCGCGACTCCCTCGAGATGGCCGTCGAGGAGGAGATTCCGTATCTGTCGACCGAAGCCAGCGCGAAAGCGTACGTCGAAGCGCTCGATACGTTCGATGGTAACCTCGAGGTCGAATCGGTGTCCGACCGTCCGAAGCGCGTGGCCGACTGGGGCAAGTCCGAATAGATCGCGGTCGTCGGCTCGAGATCGATTTCCTCGAGTGCGGATCGTCCTATTTCTGAACCGTTTCCGCCGTTTCACCGGTACACGCGAGTATCAACTGCGTCGCCTCCTCGGGTGCGTCCCAGTGAGGATAGTGTCCGGCACCCTCGAACCAGTACAATCTCGCGTTCGGGAACCGTTTCGCGGCGCGTTTCGCCTGCCGCGGAAGGGTGACTCGATCCTTGCGGCCCCAGCCGAACACGACCGGTCCCGGAGTGTCCGCCGCGCCTTCTTGACCGGGTCCGAAGGCCAATCGACGTAGCAGTTCGTCGAACGAGGGCGAGTCCGCGAAGGTTCGCATCTCCTCGAGCGCGACGTCGGCGGACAGCTCCCAGGGACGCGCCGAGAGCTGGGCCAGGAGCAGCGTGCGACCGACGGCACTTCCCATGAGCCGCCCCATCACTGGCTGGAGCAGGCGAACGAGGCGGATCGACGGGGCAAGCGTTGCGTAAAAGAAGTACCGCTCCCATCCTTTCCAAAACCCGCCGGGATCGAGCGCAACGGTCGCGCCGACATCGCCCCGCCGTGCCAGTTCGAGCACGAGGCGCCCTCCCATCGAGTTCCCGACCACGTCGATCCCCTCGAGGTCGTTCGCCGTCAGAAACGAGGCGACGTCGTCGGCGAGGGTGTCGACGGACGCCTCGCCGGACGACGGCGGCGTTCCACCGTGACCGGGGAGGTCCACGGCGATCACCTCGCGCTCGGCAGCCAGCGACTCGAGCACGGGTCGCCACGTTCGCCAGCTACCGCCCAGTCCGTGAACGAGGAGCAACGGCTCGCCGGTTCCACGACGGACGTGATTCAGTTCCATAGTCGACACACGGACGCGGAGCGTGTAGGCCCTCTGCATCGATTTTGATACGTTCGCCCGCGAGTAGTTGCGAAGCGTGATCGACTCATCCGTGGCCGTCTCGATCGAACTTCGATCTACTCTCCGTCGTAGGTCAGCGGGTCCCGATCCGTGGCGACACCGGACTCCCAGTCGATAGCGCTGTCGGCGGCCGGCGGCGTCTCGTTCTCGTCGATCGACCGGACGCCGCTCGCCGAGTCCAACTTCCGGAGGGTGTCGGGACGACCGATCGCAAACAGCTGCTCGCCCGCCCGAATCACCCGGTCGCGCTTCGGAATCGTGCCCACGTCGTCACCGGAGGACCGAATCGCGATGATCGTGGCGTCGAGGGCAGCGACGGACACGCCCACGAGTGCACTCTCCGAGCTGATTTCGACGATACTCATGGTTTCGTCCCCACGCCGGAGCATCGCTGCGAACTCCCGATCGGCGTGTGAAACGCCGGAAATATGCCCGCGAGGAGGCCGAGATACACCCCGACGAGGATCTCCGAGACGGGTATCGAAGTCATGACGAATAATCTGTGATCCCGGTTGTATAGAAATACAGGTTTCGAGCTTCCCGCCGGAGTAGCCGTGGTTTTCACGTCTGCAGGTCTATCACCGGTCGGAACGCGGCTTCTGCGTGGTGGCGATGGTCTCCCTCTCCGACTCACTCGAGTGCGTACCAGTCGAACCGTTCAACAGCGTAGTAATAAGCGACGACCGGCGCGATCAGTCCCGAGATCAGGACGATCCAGGCGCCGACGGTGATGGCGCGGGCGGAGATCGAAACGTCGGGAAGCGGCGTCCACGCGGAAACCGACGAAACGAAGCCGGCGATCAGTTCGGGGGCCTCGAGATACAACACGACGGCGGCGACCGTCGGGAGCGCGATCGCGAACGTGTAGACGACGAACGACGTCTTGCTCGGCATCACCGCCTCGCGCTTGTTGGTGAGTTTGACGCTGCCAAAGCGGGGAAACGCCGAGCCGACCCCGGCGGCCAGCGCCGGCGTGACGACCGCGCCGACGACGGTGCCGGCGGTCAGCGCGGCGGTGTGCTCGAGCGAGAGCGGGCTGACGATTCCGAATGCGAGCGACACGAAAAGGGCGAGCGGAACGGCGACGAGCGCACCGGCGAGCATGCGGCCGCGGATCGCCTGCCGGCCGGTGAGCGTCGACGTGA containing:
- a CDS encoding alpha/beta fold hydrolase, encoding MELNHVRRGTGEPLLLVHGLGGSWRTWRPVLESLAAEREVIAVDLPGHGGTPPSSGEASVDTLADDVASFLTANDLEGIDVVGNSMGGRLVLELARRGDVGATVALDPGGFWKGWERYFFYATLAPSIRLVRLLQPVMGRLMGSAVGRTLLLAQLSARPWELSADVALEEMRTFADSPSFDELLRRLAFGPGQEGAADTPGPVVFGWGRKDRVTLPRQAKRAAKRFPNARLYWFEGAGHYPHWDAPEEATQLILACTGETAETVQK
- the carB gene encoding carbamoyl-phosphate synthase large subunit; this encodes MSTDTAADGETGDGRTILLIGSGPIQIGQAAEFDYSGAQACRALREEGARVVLVNSNPATIMTDPEMADEVYIEPITTDAIAEIIRKERPDGVIAGLGGQTGLNVTAELAEEGVLEEYDVEIMGTPLDTIYATEDRDLFRQRMEKIGQPVPASTTISLEEGEEVSELTEADLKERVQAAVDEVGGLPVIARTTYTLGGSGSGVVGEMDELLRRVRKGLRLSRNSEVLITESIAGWVEYEYEVMRDADDSCIIICNMENIDPMGIHTGESTVVTPSQIVPDEGHQEMRTAALDVIRELGIQGGCNIQFAWRDDGTPGGEYRVVEVNPRVSRSSALASKATGYPIARVTAKVALGKRLHEITNEITGETTAAFEPAIDYVVTKVPRWPIDKFDDVDFELTTAMKSTGEAMAIGRTFEESLLKALRSSEYEPDVDWAELSDAELEEQYLERPSPDRPYAMFEAFERGYTVDEVVELTGIFEWYTERYKNIADSTLAAQEGDFTEAAIAGHTNATIAAAAGAEVDTVETDVPGRTYKQVDTCAGEFEAETPYYYSSRKSEFESGPLLGDAAAGELEVDRDIESVIVVGGGPIRIGQGVEFDYCSVHAVRALRELGIDAYVVNNNPETVSTDYDTSDGLFFEPITAEEVADVAEATGADGVMVQFGGQTSVNIGEPLEDELKRRGLDCEVMGTSVEAMDLAEDRDRFNALMDELGIAQPEGGTAFSKEEALELAHDIGYPVLVRPSYVLGGRAMDVVYDDDELETYIEEAVRVSPEKPILVDDFLEDAIELDVDAVSDGRNVIIGGIMEHVETAGVHSGDSACMIPPRSLDEETLERVREVTEDIASALKTKGLLNVQLAVRDGEVYVLEANPRSSRTVPFVSKATGVPIAKLAAKVMAGETLESLEVDEQIPDHTSIKEVVLPFDRLPGSDPRLGPEMKSTGEVMGTASEFGTAYWKAQQAAGNAVSEGTAVVDLDVDGFENHFEVTEFDDVPQAIRESEVDFIVSRDRDSLEMAVEEEIPYLSTEASAKAYVEALDTFDGNLEVESVSDRPKRVADWGKSE
- a CDS encoding TrkA C-terminal domain-containing protein, producing the protein MSIVEISSESALVGVSVAALDATIIAIRSSGDDVGTIPKRDRVIRAGEQLFAIGRPDTLRKLDSASGVRSIDENETPPAADSAIDWESGVATDRDPLTYDGE